From Sphingobacteriales bacterium:
GTCGGCCTCTGCTTGTTCTGTGGTAATATTGTGCATTTGAAGCAGCCCTTTTAATATTTTGCGATTATTTACTTTTACGGTAAATTTTTGGTGATTAAGGCCAATAGCTTGCAAGGCATCGGCCAAAATCATACAACATTCGGCATCGGTTGTGTAGTCGTTGGTGCCAACGGTATCGAAGTCGAGTTGCCAAAATTCGCGGAAACGCCCCGGCTCTAATTTGGCCTCTAACCGGTACACTGGCCCATATTGGTAACGCCTAAACAAGGGCACGCCGGCAGGTTGAAGCTGGCGTTGCATTTTTCGTTGCCAAAGGGTTTCGGCTATGCGGCGGGCTAAGGGCGCGGTAAGGTCGTAGCGCAATAGCACATCAAAACGCTCCATAATAGTATTTCGGTCGGCATCTTTAAGCTCGGTGCCATCTTCGGCACAAACGGGTTCAAATTCTAAATTCTGAAAATGAAAAACGCCATCTTGCACGGCACTGGCCTGCCCTGTTTCGGGGGGCATGTGTTTGCCCAAACATTCAACATATTCTAATATAGGGGTATCCCAATGTTCAAAGCCATATTGTTTATATACGGTTTCGGCATTTTTAATAATATGCCATCGCAGTTCATTGGTAAGGGCATCTATATCGCGGAAGCCTTTTAGCCGGCGTGGAATAATACCGCGTGTTTTGATGTTTTTCGACATAAAAAAGGGGGGTTCTTTGTAGAATTAATCCGGATAAATGTAGGGTTTATTTGTGCAATATCTGCCGGATAATTTTATTTTCAAGGGGGCAAAGATACCGCGCGTTTGTAATTAACGCGGCAAACGGTGTTTATTTATTTAGTAAATATTATTTTTAAGGGGCAAGTTTATAATTTGGGCAACAAAAAGCCCACTTGTTACAACTATGCAACAAGTGGGCAACTGAATATGAATGGTATAAATAATTTTAAAACTTTATTGTGCGTAGTTAGTTTTAGTCAATTTTTGTTATTACTTTTTTTGCAATAACCTGATGGTTGCTGTTAAGTAATTTTACCACATACATGCCATTTTCCCAGTCGCTTACATTAATGCGTTTGGCAAAATCGTAGGTCATATCAATTTTATCAATTAGCTGACCAATGATACTATAAACCTCAATATAATGTACATCAACGGGTGCAGGATAGGATATATTTAAGAAATTTTTAGCGGGGTTGGGGTATAAGCGAATTTCGCTGCTAAGGTCGGTTGGTTTTTGTAATCCGGTTTTCCATGTATCAAAGGTATAATTAATTTCGACAGTTCCTAAAACGTTGCCGGTTCCGGGGTCGGTTGCGGTAACTTTAATTACCACAAAACCTGTTCCGTTGCCAATTGAAGCATTGGGCGAGTTTATATGGGTATCCATAAGGGTTGTTTCGCCGGGCTGAAGTTCAAAACTATTGCTGCTTTTTGTTGGGCTCCAGCATGTAACTTTATCGCAAATTAACGAGCGCCATTTTTCGCCAGCCAAATTATTGGTTGTGCGCTCCCATGTAATGGTTGCTGCTTGTGTGCCATTATATTTAACGTTGGCATGGCCTATAATTTCGTAAACGTTAGGATCGCCATTTACATATACCGACTGAGACGGCTCGACTGTAAAAATACTTTGCCCCAGCATATTTAAGTTAGCTATAAAGGCTAAGGCAACAAATAGTAGCAAATTTTTCATAAAGACATGTAAATTAGTATATGATTTAAATAAGTGGTTTTGTTTTGTGATGTTTTATTAAACGACAAAATTACGATGTTTTTGCAAAATTGCCAAATAAAAACTGTAATTAAGCCGATATTTCCTTTAATTGTTTGCTAAATATGATTAATTTTAGCCGTTTAGGTTTAAATTAACCATTGTTCAATATTTAAATTGAGTGCTATAAATATTCTGCCAAGCTATCCGGAATTTTTTTCTTCCGGATGAATTTTTCGTAGCATGTTACAACGCAAAAGTAGAACGTAACAAAATTAAAAATGAAATAAATGACGAAATTTTTAAGGAAAGCCTTATTGGGTGGGAGTTTGCAAGTATTAATTAATTTATAAACAGCGCAAAAGTAAAACGTAACAAAATTGCTTTGATAAAACACCCTAATAATAAGGCAAAATTTACAATGTGCTGATAATGAGCATGTTATAAAATTACTAATTAATAAACCCCTACACAGCCACATAAAAACGCTTTATGTGGCTTTTTTGCCAAATGCACAGCCGGTGGGAGTTTGCCCAAAGTGACAATATTATTATATTGCAATATATTATTGGGTTTGTGCAATTTTTTTGTGCAATTTTGAAATCAAAAATTGCACAGTGTCTGGTTATTTTTTATTTGTTTTTTAGGGGTCAATGAACTTTATCAGCTTATTTTGCACAGCTAAAAGTTGCTCTTTTAGCTGGGTGTTTTCTTGTGTGAGGTTGGCAATTTGCTCTGTAAGGGTTGCTATTTGGGTTTTGTAGTCATTAACTGCATTTCGAAGCCTAATCTCTTCTTCAGTGTTAATTCTAAGCTTTTCTGTTGGCAACGTAACTAAACTTATTGCCAATGGCGTTTGGTCTGTTTTGCTTATGTCTTGGGTTAGCAGTTGGTCTATACTTATCTTAAATAATTTTGATAGTAATAGCAGTTGCTGTATGCTTGGTTGCGACCGCCCATTTTCGATGTTGCTTATAATATATCTATTTACACCAATGGCATCACCTACTTTATCTTGTGAGAAGCCATTTTTTTTTCTGAGATAAGTTAAGTTTGAGTCAAGGTATAATAATATTATAGACATATAATATACTATTTAAAAATATTAAATAAAATTTGCTCAAAAACTTGCATTGAGCAAAAAATGCTCATTATCTTTGCGATATAATTTAAACGCAATGCCAAAGGTATGAAAAAAACCATAAAACCAAACGAACAAAAACAAACAGAAATTATGCAGGCTATTAGAGGTGGGTATTTACAACTGTCGCATATAACCGGCTACAGTTATAGCTATACCTGCCAAGTGCTGCACGGCTACCGCAACAACGCCCATATTTGGGCTGCTGCCGAAGCCTTGGGGAATGCTTTTGCCGAACTAAAATTAAAACACCACCGTACAACGCGCAACTTTCCTCCAATTAGTAAAAATTAGCAACAAACTAAAAAACTTAGAAATGGCTAAAACCGTACAACTCCCCGAAATTTATACCAAAAGGCAGCTTGCTGCAGCCGAAATACTTGTTTTGCTTGAAAACATTAACCCTCAAACCGAAAAAATAAGCGAGCACGTTTCTCGAACCTTCGAGTATGTTGTTTATTACCACAACGAGCGGTTTTACCAGTTTTATTATAGCCAAACCCTTAAAATTTTTGAGCTATGCAAACAATAGCAGGTAAAATATACTTAACCCCCAATGAACTGAATAAAGCGGGGGTTCCGGGTAGAAATATTTACAACAGAATTAATGCCAATAAAGAGGAGGTTGTTTACAACGCATCGGGCAGGGTAATGGTATGCCTCGACATGTTGAAGCAGGAACACAAAGAAAAAGTGGAGGCATTTTTTGGCAAAATTAACCTGTTGGGCAGCGTGTTCGATACATTTTTACGCCTAACCCCTGCCGACAGCAAAGCCCTAACCGAATGGCAACACCCCGATACCGGAAAAAAGTTAAGCAAAAACTTATTAGAAAAATACCTTGTTGCCGCCACCTGGTTAAACGGCATAGTAACCGTAACAACAGGCAATAAGTGGTGGAAAAAACTGGGTTTAGAGCGCAGCGAAATTTTTTACAGCATAATTGCCGAGCGTATAAAAAGCGAAAATGTATTTTTGCCTGCATCGCGCACCCGCATAAATTTATTGGTTGGCAAATACACAAAACACGGTGCCACCTGTTTAATTGCCAATTCGGTGGGTGCTGCCCAACACCACAATGCCAAGCTTAAAGGCGATGCCTTGCTTTGTTTAATAGAATTTGCCAGCGACCCCCGCAAGTTTAACTACCAACAACTGTGCGATATGTTGATTGAGGTAGCTAAGGAGCGCAACTGGGAAAAATTAAAAACCATAACAAGGCAGGCAGTACAAGCCAGCCTCGACCGCCCCGAAATAAAACAAATATGGTACGCAAAAAGGCACGGCAACAATGCTTTCCACAATGCCTACGAGCAGTTGGTAAGGCAAGAAAAAGCCAAAGCACCCAATGAAATGTGGCAAATAGACGGCACCCCTTGGGACCTATGGGGCTACGACCCCGAATATTTTGGCGACAAAAACGCCCACAAACTCTATGTAGTTATAGTAATAGACAGCCACAGCAACAAGGTTTTAGGGTTTGGTATAGGCGATACAGAAACCAGCAATTTGGTGTGGCGCGCTTTAAAAATGGCAGTAGAAACAACCAACAATACCCCTAACTATATAAAATACGACAAAGGCTCTGCCCTTACCGCCGGCGACACCCAAACCCTGTTAAATAAACTTACCGACCCCAAACAACATTTTGCCACCCGCACAGGGCGTGGGCGAGGTAAAAAAATAGAGGCTATTATAAGCCTTATAGACAGATGTATATTAAAATTTTACGAAAACCATAGCGGCGGAAACATTACAGCAAAAGATATAAACAGTGCCCAAAACCCCGATGTTTGGAAACGCACAAAACAGGGGTTTACCAGCGATTATTGGCAGGGGCGCGAGGTGTGGTTGCCAAATGTAGCCGCATTAATATTGCAAATTGCCACCTCTATTGCCGAGTACAACGAAATTAAACAAAAGGGCGACGGGCTTTCTCCTTCAGAAAAATATGGCATAAACGAAGTGCCATTGTGCAAAACCCTACATGAACATTTGTTTTGGCAGCCTCGTATGGTGGGCAAAAACCACCGCGTTTACACCATCAGACGAGGTTTGTTAGCCGTTAAAATTGGCAAAAACATATTTGAATTTGAGCCCGAAATTGCAAAAGACGAGCACTGGAAAGAAAACAAACTTAAATGGTTAGACAATAACAACGAGCGCAGGGTACATGTGTGGTACGATATAGACGATATGCGCCGGATAGCCATTTTCGATGCCAAAACTGGGCACTCAATTGGGTATATGCAAACGGTAACTAAAACAACCGAAAGCCCCGGCGATGCCACTCCAGCACAAGAGAAATACATGTGGAAAATTAATGCTGTTAAACAAGAACAGTATAAACGCCAACTGAAAAAAATAGATACTATTAGCTCGCACCTTATAAATAGTGGTATTTTAACACAGGGCGGAGGGTTGAGTTTTGCCAAATTAAATAAAGAAGCCCACAACAGGGCTTGCGAGGTGGTTTTGGCACAAAAAACTATGGGTTATATTGGCTTAGCTATGCCAAGCCAACTGCCCGATGACAATACCAATGACGACATCTATGCCGACAATTTAATAAACACGGTAGATTATTACGACAAAATGGGCGAGGCTGCACTTGCCAATTTAAACAAAATATAAAATAAAACCATTATGCAAAATCAAATTAATTACGAAAAAATTCGCGAACTCTTAGTTGCCAAACAGGCATCTGGACTATCGGACAGGACAATATCAAAACAGCTTGCCATCTATGGAGCAAGCGAGGCGGTTATATGCAATATCCGGAATGGTAAAGACTTTAACAAAGTATCGCAAAGGGTGTGGCTTGCTTTAGGTAAATTTTGTGGGCTATCGTATTGGCAGCCTGCTCAAACCCAAAACCTAAAACGTACCTACGCCGTATGCTTAGAAGCGCAAAACCACGGCATTGCCAAAGCCATAGCCTTTGCCCCCGGTACCGGCAAAACTTTTGGGCTAAACTACTATGCCAACAATGTGCCCAACGTGTATTATATAGAATGCGAAGAGCATTATACACGCAAGGTGTTTTTAAGCAAATTGTCGCAAGCCATTGGCATAGAGGCTATTGGCGAGGGAATAGCTGGCATGATAGACGAAATTGTAAAAACCCTGCTGAGCAGAACAACCACCACGCCTTTGCTGCTTATAGACGAAGCCGATAAATTGCGAGATGGGGTGATAAACATCTTTAAAACCTTATACAACAAGTTAAACGGGCATTGCGGTTTTGTACTGGCGGGCACACCTCATTTAAGTATCCGGATAACTAAAAACGCCAAGCGCGACAAAATGGCTTACCGCGAAATTTTATCGCGAGTGGGCAACGAGTTTATTCCGCTAATAAACCCAACTATAAACGACATCAGGCTAATTGCCACGGCAAACGGATTAGAAAACGAATCGGCTATAAAAAGCATCTACAACGCCTCGGCTGGCGATTTGCGAACTGTGCAACACTTAGTAACTATGGCAGTAAACCAAAACAATACGGTTGCATACAATGCCCTACAACCCGAAAACATAACCCAAAACTAAAACTATGCGATACGGCAAAAATACCCAAGAAATAATACGGCGGTTGCAAATACCCGAAGACAGGTTGTTTTGGGCAGTATTTGATGTTGCCGAAATAATACTTGCCGACAGCCACCTACCAAAAACAAGTATTAACTACTTTTTAAAAAGCGACTTGTTTTGGAATTGGCTGCTTACTATAATAGATACGTATGCAGAAGGTTTTATAATTGTTTTTTTAAATGCCGATTTTGGGCTAACAAGCAAAGAAGCGTACCCAAATATTAAAGAACAACAAGACCTTTTTTTAAGCCCTATTGCAACTGTGATTGCTAATAAAGAAGTGATGAAAAACCTGCGGAAAAGTTTTAAATGGCTACATCGAGATATGCTTGCCAATAAACATTACCAAACCGTTAAAAAGTAGCTTAAATGAACAATATAGAGGATATTAAAGAAAGCCTCATAAACGAGGTTGTTGCAAGTATAAACGCAAAATTTGCAGAGATACGAGACTACTACAACAGTATGCCTAAAACCAAGCAGGAGGCGGTTATTTTGGCAGCACAAAAAGTGTATAGCCTACACTTTAAAGAGATGGTTAAACCCTGCCGTGCTAAAAAATATAACGAAATGCGCACCATGGTTGCCAATGCGCTGCGGGTATATTGCAACTGCAATTATACACAAATTGGCATAATGCTCAACAGAAGCCATACAACTGTTTTGCACATGATAAGCAACCACAACACCTGGTACGAATGGGATACCAAGTATAAAAATACCTACGATGCCCTAACTAAAAACATTGATTTCTTTAACAAAACAATAATGTATTCGTTATGATAAAACTAACACCCACCAAAAAACTATGGGTAAACGAACGGGGGCACACCATACCCGACAACAAAATTACCCGCGCCGAAAAAGTTGCCGAGCGCAACGTATCAAAGGCTATTGAAAAAGCCGAAAAACTGCAACAGCAAATGGTGCAGTTTAAACGCTGGCTCGAGCAAGCCTGTACCGATGTGTATAATGCCTGGCTCGAACAACACAAAATAAAAAAGGGGCAAGATTTTAAACAGCCCAAAGGCAACTACACCTTGTATAACTACAACCGTGCCTTTAAAATACAGTTTAGCCTAAACGATTTGGCGGTTTTCGACAGTATAGCACTCGAAACGGCTAAGGCTATGCTTATGGAAATGCTCGACGAAAACATTAAAAGCGATGCCGAATTTATAATTGACATTGTAAAAGATGCTTTTTCTACAAGCAAGGGCAATTTAGACGTAAAAAAAATACAATCCCTGTACCGTTACGAAAACAAAGTAAAAGACCCCCGCTATAAAACCGCTATGCAAATTTTGCGCGAAGGCACCAGCTACCCACAAAGTACCGAGTACTTTAGGCTGTTTAAACGCAACGATAAAGGCAAATACGAACCCATTGTTTTGCAGTTTTCGGCACTTTAAATTAAACCCGTTTTACAAATTAAACCCCATACAACCATTTATGAGACTTTACGACGACAACGTTCCACCCGAACAAAGCCTGCCCGCTGCCACCCAACTCGAAACGCCATCGGCGCCAGTTTATACCATTTACTACAACAAGATACAAAAAACGCAGGTGCTTAAAACCAGCACTATTGCGGGCATAGAACACCTGCACGTGGGTATTTGCAACCCTAAAACAATGGATATTATCGTTGTTCCAATACCTGCAAAATTTGTATATCAAAACAGCGAAGATTTGATGAAGAACGAAAGTATAGACGTTTACTCAATGTTAAATAACTAATACTATGTTTATTACCAACAACCAAAAAAAGCGTTTGTTCCGGATAATTCCGGAACTTAAAACCCCCGAAACAAGGGCAGTTTATGTTAGTACCTGGACAAATGGCAGAACCCATCACCTAAAAGACCTTACATCAGGCGAAGCCGATATTATTATTAAAAACACTAAATCTGCCGCTGCCCAGCAAAATAAGGAACTGTTGCGTATGCGCCGCAAACTGCTTAGTTTGTTTCACCAGTTAAACTGGTATGCCCAAACTGCCGCCGGCGAAATGTATATAAACGATAAAGGCAATTTGCAGCTCGATTACCCACGTATAAATGCCTGGTGTTTAAAATATACCCCTGCCAAAAAAACTTTTAACAAGCAAAGCAAACAAGACCTTATACAAACCATAACCATAGCCCAAAAAATGGTTAGGGAGCAAAAACAAAGACTTAGCGAGCTTAAACCTCGTAAACGAATTTAAAACGCAAAATATGGCAACAGTTTATATACTTAAAAGCAAACCTACCAACAGAACAATTAGAATTGAATACGAAGGAGGGTACTTAATGGCTATTAAAATGCTATTTAAGGAGCGGTTAAGTGAAGATAAATACAGAAGCACCTTAGCCCTGATACCGTATTGCGAAACCGACTTGCCAAATTTAGCAGCCGCTTCAAACGGTATTGAAATAGAAAAAGAACAGCCCCGCGAAGCCAAAACTACCCCCGAAAAAATTGCCCTGTTTTGCCTGTTCTACAAAAAACACACTACCGTAAACTATGTAGCCACACAAGCCGAGCCAGGTATGATACGCAACGTAACCATAGACGAAAAACTGTTAGATGCCTATTTTACTACTGACCACTTTTATATAAAAAACAATTATAGTATAACCAACTATGTGCGGCATTTTAATTTAGTGCAAAACTACGCCTACGGAAACGCCAAACAACGAAACAAATACCCCAATACCTATAAACCCGAGTTTACCAAAACCTTAAGCCCCAACCAGTTTAATGCGTATTGCCAACACCTTATTAACTTGGGATTAAAACCCCGAAAAAACCGCTTAGGCGATATTATAGATTTCGACTAAACCTTACCCCCACACCCACAAAACATGAAAATAACATTAAGAGACGAACGCGACGCCGCCGTTGAAAAAAGGTTTAAAGACCTCTACGAAAACGGC
This genomic window contains:
- a CDS encoding T9SS type A sorting domain-containing protein, whose amino-acid sequence is MKNLLLFVALAFIANLNMLGQSIFTVEPSQSVYVNGDPNVYEIIGHANVKYNGTQAATITWERTTNNLAGEKWRSLICDKVTCWSPTKSSNSFELQPGETTLMDTHINSPNASIGNGTGFVVIKVTATDPGTGNVLGTVEINYTFDTWKTGLQKPTDLSSEIRLYPNPAKNFLNISYPAPVDVHYIEVYSIIGQLIDKIDMTYDFAKRINVSDWENGMYVVKLLNSNHQVIAKKVITKID
- a CDS encoding helix-turn-helix domain-containing protein yields the protein MSIILLYLDSNLTYLRKKNGFSQDKVGDAIGVNRYIISNIENGRSQPSIQQLLLLSKLFKISIDQLLTQDISKTDQTPLAISLVTLPTEKLRINTEEEIRLRNAVNDYKTQIATLTEQIANLTQENTQLKEQLLAVQNKLIKFIDP
- a CDS encoding transposase family protein, with translation MQTIAGKIYLTPNELNKAGVPGRNIYNRINANKEEVVYNASGRVMVCLDMLKQEHKEKVEAFFGKINLLGSVFDTFLRLTPADSKALTEWQHPDTGKKLSKNLLEKYLVAATWLNGIVTVTTGNKWWKKLGLERSEIFYSIIAERIKSENVFLPASRTRINLLVGKYTKHGATCLIANSVGAAQHHNAKLKGDALLCLIEFASDPRKFNYQQLCDMLIEVAKERNWEKLKTITRQAVQASLDRPEIKQIWYAKRHGNNAFHNAYEQLVRQEKAKAPNEMWQIDGTPWDLWGYDPEYFGDKNAHKLYVVIVIDSHSNKVLGFGIGDTETSNLVWRALKMAVETTNNTPNYIKYDKGSALTAGDTQTLLNKLTDPKQHFATRTGRGRGKKIEAIISLIDRCILKFYENHSGGNITAKDINSAQNPDVWKRTKQGFTSDYWQGREVWLPNVAALILQIATSIAEYNEIKQKGDGLSPSEKYGINEVPLCKTLHEHLFWQPRMVGKNHRVYTIRRGLLAVKIGKNIFEFEPEIAKDEHWKENKLKWLDNNNERRVHVWYDIDDMRRIAIFDAKTGHSIGYMQTVTKTTESPGDATPAQEKYMWKINAVKQEQYKRQLKKIDTISSHLINSGILTQGGGLSFAKLNKEAHNRACEVVLAQKTMGYIGLAMPSQLPDDNTNDDIYADNLINTVDYYDKMGEAALANLNKI
- a CDS encoding ATP-binding protein, yielding MQNQINYEKIRELLVAKQASGLSDRTISKQLAIYGASEAVICNIRNGKDFNKVSQRVWLALGKFCGLSYWQPAQTQNLKRTYAVCLEAQNHGIAKAIAFAPGTGKTFGLNYYANNVPNVYYIECEEHYTRKVFLSKLSQAIGIEAIGEGIAGMIDEIVKTLLSRTTTTPLLLIDEADKLRDGVINIFKTLYNKLNGHCGFVLAGTPHLSIRITKNAKRDKMAYREILSRVGNEFIPLINPTINDIRLIATANGLENESAIKSIYNASAGDLRTVQHLVTMAVNQNNTVAYNALQPENITQN
- a CDS encoding DUF3164 family protein; translation: MIKLTPTKKLWVNERGHTIPDNKITRAEKVAERNVSKAIEKAEKLQQQMVQFKRWLEQACTDVYNAWLEQHKIKKGQDFKQPKGNYTLYNYNRAFKIQFSLNDLAVFDSIALETAKAMLMEMLDENIKSDAEFIIDIVKDAFSTSKGNLDVKKIQSLYRYENKVKDPRYKTAMQILREGTSYPQSTEYFRLFKRNDKGKYEPIVLQFSAL